A single region of the Gammaproteobacteria bacterium genome encodes:
- a CDS encoding DUF4431 domain-containing protein codes for MRSLFFLFLLIFFSIMSPPSSARNQIVYFESKDVELKGVIRVLKFPGAPNYESIRNGDEDETGGYLILNHPIDINLKSNTQNENDEPVKNVKFIQLMIHNENDWKKIKEGNYVHVMGTLLAAQTGHHHARILIRINKINILSKEKIDIRKYDVSDEDRQFLKYQHLQN; via the coding sequence ATGCGCTCCTTATTTTTCTTGTTTTTACTTATATTTTTTTCGATTATGTCTCCACCTTCTTCTGCGAGGAATCAAATTGTCTATTTCGAATCAAAAGACGTTGAACTGAAAGGTGTTATTAGAGTATTAAAATTTCCGGGGGCGCCTAACTATGAAAGTATAAGGAATGGAGATGAAGATGAAACTGGGGGGTACTTAATATTAAATCATCCAATTGATATTAACCTTAAGTCTAATACTCAAAATGAAAATGATGAGCCTGTAAAAAATGTAAAGTTTATACAACTTATGATTCACAATGAGAATGATTGGAAAAAAATAAAAGAAGGAAATTATGTTCATGTTATGGGCACATTACTTGCAGCTCAAACAGGGCATCATCATGCGAGGATATTGATTCGAATTAATAAAATTAATATCCTTTCCAAGGAGAAAATTGATATCAGAAAGTACGATGTTTCAGATGAAGACAGACAGTTTCTTAAATACCAACATTTACAAAATTGA